One genomic window of Longimicrobium sp. includes the following:
- a CDS encoding TetR/AcrR family transcriptional regulator: MTDERSAYDEKLESILRTAAAIFAEKGYHQASIRDIARATGVSLSGLYYYFNSKEELLFLIQDHAFGTLLDNLERLVADEVDPQRRLRLLMENHLRYFIANTPEMKVLSHEGESLTGDFRRRVNAKKRRLTELAMEILRELRPDGGVDLRVATFSLFGMMNWLYNWHRPEVDVPIDQLVDDMHRIFVEGFLPPGAAMSDAARAAAPGDAHPAMWRSELP; this comes from the coding sequence ATGACGGACGAGCGCAGCGCATACGACGAGAAGCTGGAGAGCATCCTGCGGACGGCCGCGGCGATCTTCGCCGAGAAGGGCTATCACCAGGCCAGCATCCGCGACATCGCGCGCGCCACGGGCGTATCGCTATCGGGGCTGTACTACTACTTCAACAGCAAGGAAGAGCTTCTCTTCCTCATCCAGGACCACGCCTTCGGCACGCTGCTGGACAACCTGGAACGGCTGGTGGCGGACGAAGTGGACCCGCAGCGCCGCCTGCGCCTGCTGATGGAGAACCACCTGCGCTACTTCATCGCCAACACGCCGGAGATGAAGGTGCTCTCGCACGAAGGCGAGTCGCTCACGGGCGACTTCCGGCGGCGGGTGAACGCGAAGAAGCGGCGGCTCACGGAGCTCGCCATGGAAATCCTGCGCGAGCTGCGGCCGGACGGCGGAGTGGACCTGCGGGTGGCCACCTTTTCGCTGTTCGGGATGATGAACTGGCTGTACAACTGGCACCGCCCGGAGGTGGACGTCCCCATCGACCAGCTGGTGGACGACATGCACCGGATCTTCGTGGAGGGCTTCCTCCCCCCGGGCGCCGCCATGTCCGACGCCGCCCGCGCAGCCGCGCCGGGCGACGCGCACCCCGCGATGTGGCGCTCCGAGCTGCCCTGA
- a CDS encoding DUF11 domain-containing protein translates to MSARLRTILFTVAFALLAIAPGAWAAPGVSVTMVSSKQLTLDSNSPCTGPRAAYVSFRVNNTSGATQTSLRSTISGFSGGIALAGGQAAGQWIGTLAPGTSRTLWWFVSYPCTFGIKNVLEVSVSDDTGSTAGSDTVTTSSMISAQAGGIVNSSTLGAGAVVGQTITLDVSYDFGGASVGDTYNLQPAGNNTFSGGCFQLVGTTVTASNVPAVPMGVQNLQFFTATSNATGNGYTIRMQYSFKYLCTGVTTLARPYSNQTSGTQLKYSSNYQTFAGGVGIEFMSATNPFVVTKSVTPSAVPSGSTVTYTVVISNPSPYKSEVDSIVDVLPTGVVYGGIAAGSQVTTGSLPATGSTGTIVWRGTQPTPYALPAQGSLTLKYTATIAAAGQYTNSVKAITGNTQLGQTASATVTVGTANLSVTKTGPDSAVVSDTIKYVLTVQNLGPERGYGVVLSDTLPVGVTFVRATRTPTLVGRVLTWPSLASLDVGVARTDTVVVVAPAALGSVVNVGAASSSSYDNDATNNNGTSSASRVTTTMKSSISVTPDGLVSPTPRLPGGAYGQAFNVQNLSPASGTYSLSLRTTASGAASVFIAVDSVTGPGIATPASYATATVPLAGRTTTVYTVWYRVLAGDTAVNTQFLRARAVSDTLLRDDGYAEVRRVRPVLTLSKTVSPTGTLASGTDLTYTLKIANVGEYAARSVTVTDSVPTQVMFKVGSVSQSLPSGLTAAVAYRDSTGAAITPGGNAACIVAGGYDSCVRRIVWTLSGDLPAGASLSDGQFAFIARIK, encoded by the coding sequence ATGTCTGCGAGACTCCGAACCATCCTGTTCACCGTGGCGTTCGCGCTGCTGGCCATCGCGCCCGGCGCGTGGGCCGCGCCAGGCGTGTCGGTGACCATGGTGAGCAGCAAGCAACTCACGTTGGACAGCAACAGCCCCTGCACGGGACCCCGGGCCGCGTACGTGTCGTTCCGGGTCAACAACACCTCCGGGGCGACGCAGACGAGCCTGCGCAGCACAATTTCGGGCTTCTCGGGAGGAATCGCTCTGGCGGGCGGGCAGGCGGCCGGGCAGTGGATCGGTACGCTCGCCCCGGGCACCTCGCGGACGCTGTGGTGGTTTGTCAGCTATCCGTGCACTTTCGGGATCAAGAACGTGCTTGAGGTGTCGGTGAGCGACGACACTGGGTCGACCGCGGGCTCGGACACGGTTACCACTAGTAGCATGATCAGCGCCCAGGCTGGCGGCATCGTCAACAGCTCGACGCTCGGCGCTGGCGCCGTGGTGGGGCAGACGATCACGCTGGACGTGTCGTACGACTTCGGCGGCGCCAGCGTGGGCGACACGTACAACCTGCAGCCGGCGGGCAACAACACCTTCAGCGGCGGGTGCTTCCAGCTGGTTGGCACCACGGTGACGGCCTCCAACGTCCCCGCTGTCCCGATGGGAGTCCAAAACCTGCAGTTCTTCACGGCCACGTCGAACGCCACGGGGAACGGGTACACCATTAGGATGCAGTACTCCTTCAAGTACCTGTGCACGGGGGTCACCACGCTTGCGAGGCCGTACTCTAACCAGACTAGCGGCACGCAGCTCAAGTACTCGTCGAACTACCAGACCTTCGCGGGGGGGGTGGGTATCGAGTTTATGAGCGCCACGAACCCGTTCGTCGTCACGAAGTCCGTCACGCCGAGCGCGGTCCCGTCCGGCAGCACCGTCACCTACACCGTCGTCATCTCCAATCCATCTCCCTACAAGTCCGAAGTCGACTCCATCGTCGACGTGCTTCCCACGGGGGTGGTCTACGGCGGGATCGCGGCGGGGAGCCAGGTGACCACGGGCTCGCTTCCCGCCACCGGAAGCACGGGGACGATCGTGTGGCGGGGTACCCAGCCGACGCCGTACGCCCTCCCGGCGCAGGGATCGCTGACGCTCAAGTACACCGCCACCATCGCGGCGGCGGGCCAGTACACGAACAGCGTCAAGGCGATCACGGGGAACACGCAGCTCGGCCAGACCGCTTCGGCCACCGTGACGGTGGGCACCGCGAACCTCTCGGTCACCAAGACGGGGCCCGACTCAGCGGTGGTGAGCGACACCATCAAGTACGTCCTCACCGTCCAGAACCTGGGGCCGGAGCGAGGATACGGCGTCGTACTGAGCGACACCCTGCCGGTAGGCGTGACCTTCGTGCGCGCCACGCGCACCCCCACGCTGGTGGGACGGGTGCTCACCTGGCCGTCGCTCGCGTCGCTCGACGTGGGGGTGGCGCGGACGGACACGGTGGTGGTGGTGGCGCCGGCAGCGCTGGGGTCGGTGGTGAACGTGGGAGCCGCGTCATCCAGCAGCTACGACAACGACGCGACGAACAACAACGGCACTTCGTCGGCCTCGCGGGTGACGACCACGATGAAGTCCTCGATCTCCGTGACGCCGGACGGGCTCGTCTCGCCGACGCCGCGGCTGCCGGGCGGCGCGTACGGGCAGGCGTTCAACGTGCAGAACCTGTCGCCGGCGTCGGGGACGTACTCCCTGTCGCTGCGCACCACCGCGAGCGGCGCCGCATCGGTGTTCATCGCGGTGGACAGCGTGACGGGCCCGGGGATCGCGACGCCGGCCTCGTACGCTACCGCCACGGTGCCGCTGGCCGGACGCACGACGACGGTCTACACGGTTTGGTACCGCGTGCTCGCGGGCGACACGGCGGTGAACACGCAGTTCCTGAGGGCGCGCGCCGTGAGCGACACGCTGCTGCGCGACGACGGCTACGCCGAGGTGCGGCGCGTGCGGCCGGTGCTGACGCTCAGCAAGACGGTGTCGCCCACCGGCACCCTCGCATCGGGAACGGACCTTACCTACACGCTCAAGATTGCCAACGTGGGCGAGTACGCGGCGCGCTCCGTGACCGTCACCGACTCGGTGCCCACGCAGGTGATGTTCAAAGTGGGGAGCGTTTCGCAGTCGCTGCCGTCCGGGCTGACCGCCGCCGTCGCCTACCGGGACAGCACCGGGGCGGCGATCACGCCGGGCGGGAACGCTGCGTGCATCGTGGCCGGCGGCTACGACAGCTGCGTGCGGCGGATCGTGTGGACCCTGTCTGGCGATCTCCCCGCGGGCGCATCCCTCTCGGACGGGCAGTTCGCCTTCATAGCGCGAATAAAATGA